A genome region from Deltaproteobacteria bacterium includes the following:
- a CDS encoding SDR family oxidoreductase produces MAKTILVTGGAGGICSEISKGLAADGLNVVVADFAIDGAEKVAAEIRAAKGNAIAARVDVGDPKSVAAMMDAGIAKFGQIDYVFCGAGVMDRVPIIEMPEEMWDRLMRINLKGVFLCAQAAARHMIPRKDGRILSIASGRGVAGQPRSAHYAASKAGVIAFTKSLAVELAPDNVTVNCVCPGATDTPMSRIGLTDEAFRKREEIPPLMDGLTHKFEIVGLVRYLLSDAAKYITGQTYFLRTPK; encoded by the coding sequence ATGGCTAAAACGATTCTTGTCACCGGCGGCGCCGGCGGCATCTGCTCGGAAATCAGCAAAGGGTTGGCGGCTGATGGACTCAACGTCGTCGTTGCCGACTTCGCCATCGACGGCGCGGAGAAAGTCGCGGCGGAAATTCGCGCTGCCAAGGGCAACGCCATCGCGGCGAGAGTCGACGTGGGCGATCCTAAGAGCGTCGCTGCGATGATGGACGCCGGCATTGCCAAATTCGGCCAGATCGATTACGTCTTCTGCGGCGCTGGCGTCATGGACCGCGTGCCGATCATCGAAATGCCCGAAGAGATGTGGGACCGCTTGATGCGGATCAACCTGAAAGGCGTGTTTCTCTGCGCGCAGGCGGCGGCGCGCCACATGATCCCGCGCAAAGACGGACGCATCTTGAGCATCGCCTCCGGCCGCGGCGTAGCGGGTCAGCCGCGCTCGGCGCATTATGCGGCGTCGAAAGCCGGCGTCATCGCTTTTACAAAATCATTGGCGGTGGAATTGGCGCCCGACAACGTCACGGTCAACTGTGTTTGTCCCGGTGCCACCGACACGCCGATGTCGCGCATCGGTTTGACCGATGAAGCTTTTAGGAAGCGCGAAGAGATTCCGCCGCTCATGGACGGCTTGACGCACAAGTTCGAGATCGTTGGGCTGGTGCGCTACCTGCTGTCAGACGCAGCGAAATACATCACCGGCCAAACCTACTTCCTGCGCACACCGAAGTGA